In Gossypium arboreum isolate Shixiya-1 chromosome 5, ASM2569848v2, whole genome shotgun sequence, a single genomic region encodes these proteins:
- the LOC108489924 gene encoding uncharacterized protein LOC108489924, which yields MGRGKFKGKPTGHRHFSTPEELRAGTSARPRTFKKEEAEVEKEEEESEEEVEEEPEKRKGTQGLIEIENPNLAKQKNVKAKDVDMGRTTELSRREREEIEKQKAHEQYMKLQEQGKTEQARKDLERLALIRQQRAEAAKKREEEKAAREQKKTEARK from the exons atgggaAGAGGAAAATTCAAGGGCAAGCCCACCGGTCACCGCCACTTCTCCACTCCTGAAGAGCTCC GTGCTGGTACCTCTGCTCGTCCCCGTACTTTTAAGAAG GAAGAAGCCGAAGtggagaaagaagaagaagagtctGAAGAGGAAGTAGAAGAAGAGCCCGAG AAACGAAAGGGTACTCAAGGGCTTATTGAGATTGAGAATCCAAATTTGGCCAAACAAAAGAATGTCAAAGCTAAAGATGTTGAT ATGGGAAGAACAACTGAACTATCAAGGCGTGAAAG GGAGGAAATAGAAAAGCAAAAAGCACATGAACAATATATGAAGCTGCAGGAACAAGGGAAAACTGAACAAGCAAGAAAAGATTTAG AGCGCTTAGCCCTGATACGACAACAAAGGGCAGAAGCTGCTAAGAAGAGAGAGGAAGAGAAGGCTG CGAGAGAACAGAAGAAAACTGAAGCTCGCAAATAA
- the LOC108471315 gene encoding xyloglucan galactosyltransferase XLT2-like — protein MLPTSTTTTTPPTPKPPSPCFPNSTTASPKSPKPPYLSAIDCKPSSSSLQFQPYFFLPNHVRLWLLLFIISLQIIILFMARTLHLSHRRSHFPSHPHHHLLQNPPNISSTSPSSSFSPPHNCSFRRIFVYNLPAVFNQELLDNCVELDPWHSRCRALSNDGFGSKATGLSGVIPEELVPAWYWTDQFAMEIIYHNRILNYKCRTMEPDSATAFYIPFYAGLAVGKYLWFKYRWKDRDRYCEMIFKWLQEQPHWNSSGGWDHFITMGRITWDFRRTKDEDWGSKCIYLPGMRNITRLLIERNPWDYFDVAVPYPTGFHPRSDSDVLEWQDFVRNRNRKTLFCFAGAPRDTIKNDFRSLLLRQCMNVSGLCRAVDCAGTRCSNGTSLVLEAFLDSEFCLQPRGDSFTRRSIFDCMVAGSIPVFFWHRTAYLQYQWFLPSDPKSYSVFIHRNEVKNGTSIKSVLESYSKEEVKKIREKVIEYIPKLVYAKPKEGLESIKDAFDVAIEGALNRIKEQKQFGHKWK, from the coding sequence ATGCTTCCAAcatccaccaccaccaccacccccCCCACCCCCAAACCCCCTTCTCCTTGTTTTCCAAACTCCACCACCGCCTCCCCTAAATCACCCAAACCCCCCTATCTCTCTGCCATCGATTGCAAACCCTCTTCCTCTTCTCTCCAATTCCAGCCTTATTTCTTCTTACCCAACCACGTCCGCTTATGGCTCCTCCTTTTCATCATCTCTCTCCAGATTATCATCCTTTTCATGGCTCGCACCCTCCATCTCTCCCATCGCCGCTCCCACTTCCCTTCCCATCCTCATCACCATCTCCTCCAAAACCCCCCTAACATTTCATCCACGTCGCCCTCTTCCTCTTTTTCACCACCCCACAACTGCTCATTCCGTCGTATTTTCGTCTACAACTTGCCGGCTGTTTTCAACCAGGAGTTATTGGATAACTGCGTCGAGCTGGACCCTTGGCATTCACGTTGCAGGGCTTTATCCAACGACGGATTCGGGAGCAAAGCCACGGGATTGTCTGGCGTCATACCCGAGGAGTTGGTTCCAGCATGGTACTGGACCGACCAGTTCGCCATGGAGATCATTTACCACAATCGCATTTTAAACTACAAGTGTCGTACGATGGAACCGGATTCCGCGACGGCGTTTTATATCCCGTTTTACGCAGGACTCGCCGTAGGGAAATACTTATGGTTTAAGTATAGATGGAAAGATCGTGATAGGTACTGCGAGATGATATTCAAATGGCTTCAAGAGCAGCCGCACTGGAACAGTTCCGGTGGGTGGGATCATTTCATAACAATGGGGCGCATCACATGGGATTTCCGGCGGACCAAAGACGAAGACTGGGGCTCCAAATGCATCTACTTGCCAGGCATGAGAAACATCACACGTCTTTTGATTGAACGAAACCCTTGGGACTATTTCGACGTCGCTGTGCCTTACCCCACCGGATTCCACCCCAGATCGGACTCCGACGTCTTAGAGTGGCAAGACTTCGTCCGTAACCGTAACCGCAAAACCCTTTTTTGTTTCGCCGGAGCGCCACGTGACACCATCAAGAATGATTTCAGAAGCTTGCTGTTGAGGCAATGCATGAACGTGTCGGGGTTATGCCGAGCCGTGGATTGTGCAGGCACCCGCTGCTCAAACGGAACTTCCCTGGTGCTGGAGGCGTTTTTGGATTCGGAGTTTTGCCTGCAGCCAAGAGGCGATAGCTTCACCCGCAGGTCAATATTTGATTGCATGGTAGCGGGTTCCATCCCGGTTTTCTTCTGGCATCGAACGGCATATCTTCAGTACCAATGGTTTCTACCCAGCGATCCCAAGAGTTACTCAGTTTTCATCCACCGCAACGAGGTGAAGAACGGGACATCAATCAAAAGCGTGCTTGAAAGTTACAGTAAAGAAGAGGTAAAGAAAATAAGGGAGAAAGTGATTGAGTATATTCCCAAACTAGTTTATGCGAAACCAAAAGAGGGTTTAGAGAGTATAAAGGATGCATTTGATGTTGCTATTGAAGGAGCATTGAACAGAATTAAGGAGCAAAAGCAGTTTGGACACAAATGGAAATGA